The Lutibacter profundi genome includes a region encoding these proteins:
- the merTP gene encoding mercuric transport protein MerTP — translation MKNKNTNNNPKSNSLLGLSLLTALTASLCCITPVLALLAGTSGFAATFSWMEPFRPYLIGITILVLGFAWYQQLKPKKELDCDCETDKKPTFIKSKLFLGLVTVFSIIMLAFPNYSKIFYPENKKNVIVSNEAYIQKINVDIKGMTCSSCEEHVNHTVNELNGVLDIKTSYNNSNTTIEFDKTKTSIEEIEKAINSTGYKVIKTKPIK, via the coding sequence ATGAAAAATAAAAATACAAACAACAACCCAAAATCAAACAGCCTTTTAGGGCTCAGTCTTTTAACAGCTCTAACTGCTTCACTTTGCTGTATTACACCAGTACTTGCATTATTAGCAGGCACTAGTGGTTTTGCTGCAACTTTTTCTTGGATGGAGCCTTTTAGACCTTATTTAATTGGTATTACCATTTTAGTTTTAGGTTTTGCCTGGTATCAACAACTTAAACCTAAAAAAGAGTTAGATTGTGATTGTGAAACAGACAAGAAACCTACATTTATTAAATCTAAATTATTTTTAGGATTAGTAACCGTTTTTTCTATAATTATGCTAGCATTTCCAAACTATTCAAAAATATTTTATCCTGAAAATAAAAAAAATGTCATTGTTAGCAACGAAGCATATATTCAAAAAATAAATGTTGACATTAAGGGAATGACTTGCTCCTCTTGTGAAGAGCATGTAAATCATACAGTTAATGAATTAAACGGTGTTTTAGATATAAAAACCTCATACAACAATAGTAATACCACCATAGAGTTTGACAAAACGAAGACTTCTATTGAAGAAATTGAAAAAGCAATAAATTCAACAGGTTATAAGGTAATTAAAACTAAACCCATAAAATAG
- a CDS encoding ArsR/SmtB family transcription factor, whose product MKVISCIREKKDQYKIDQYEYLLKNNATEFNQLSNIVGLIGNGVRLKLIWLIKQEQFCVCDLADILQMSVPAISQHLRKLKDVGIVETLRDKQTIYYSITPAKKIIVNHILDLVSEEIAVTI is encoded by the coding sequence ATGAAAGTTATTTCTTGTATACGTGAAAAGAAAGATCAATATAAAATTGATCAATATGAATATCTGCTAAAAAATAATGCTACTGAATTTAATCAGCTTAGCAATATTGTTGGTTTAATTGGTAATGGTGTAAGGCTTAAATTGATTTGGCTAATAAAACAGGAACAATTTTGTGTTTGTGATTTGGCCGATATTTTACAAATGAGTGTTCCTGCTATTTCTCAACATTTAAGAAAATTAAAAGATGTAGGTATTGTAGAAACCTTGAGAGATAAACAAACCATTTATTATTCTATTACTCCTGCCAAAAAAATAATTGTGAACCATATTCTAGATTTAGTCTCTGAAGAGATTGCTGTAACCATTTAA
- a CDS encoding Kelch repeat-containing protein, whose amino-acid sequence MRLTVYKIYFLLFFILLLGCSKKPLTKLSLSVHQVATAPEPVTNNAVSAAFIKGIPYIFSFGGLDSTKLYSGINQRNYRYNVKNNTWLQLPNLPDTLGKIASAATLIKDTIYIMGGYHVFKDGTEVSSNKVHRYAIKSNRFLTDGTPIPIPIDDHVQTVWRDSLIYIITGWSQKENIPNVQIYNPFKNSWQVGTSVPNNYKFKVFGANGIISKDTIYYFGGAAMGEFFPIQLRLRKGVINPKQPTNIIWSSIELDSTFSSYRMAATIVKNSPHFIGGSTSSYNYNGIAYDKNKISIPNNADFYYINGKLKKAYNKLLPMDLRGIASINDTVQYIYGGMKENNKVSNSILKLAWYKNFINESSNNKRVKN is encoded by the coding sequence ATGAGATTAACAGTTTATAAAATTTACTTTCTGCTTTTTTTTATTTTGTTGTTAGGTTGTTCAAAAAAACCATTAACAAAATTATCACTTTCAGTCCACCAAGTAGCTACAGCACCAGAACCGGTGACTAATAATGCTGTGAGCGCAGCTTTTATTAAAGGTATACCTTATATTTTTAGTTTTGGAGGATTAGATAGTACAAAATTATATTCGGGTATTAACCAACGTAATTATAGGTATAATGTTAAAAATAATACTTGGTTACAATTACCAAATTTACCAGATACCCTTGGTAAAATTGCTTCAGCAGCAACTTTAATAAAAGATACTATTTACATCATGGGCGGTTATCATGTATTTAAAGATGGCACTGAAGTTTCATCAAATAAAGTACATCGTTATGCTATTAAAAGTAATCGTTTTTTAACAGACGGAACTCCAATTCCAATTCCTATTGATGATCACGTACAAACTGTTTGGAGAGATAGCCTTATTTATATAATTACTGGATGGAGTCAAAAAGAAAACATACCCAATGTTCAAATTTACAATCCATTTAAAAATAGTTGGCAAGTAGGTACTTCTGTACCAAATAATTATAAATTTAAAGTTTTTGGTGCAAATGGTATTATTAGTAAGGATACTATTTATTACTTTGGTGGCGCTGCAATGGGTGAATTTTTCCCAATCCAATTACGTTTAAGAAAAGGGGTTATTAATCCAAAACAACCTACAAATATTATTTGGTCAAGTATTGAATTAGATAGTACATTTAGTAGCTACAGAATGGCTGCAACTATTGTTAAAAATAGTCCTCATTTTATTGGAGGTAGTACTTCATCCTATAATTATAATGGGATAGCTTATGATAAGAATAAAATTTCAATACCAAACAATGCCGATTTTTATTATATAAATGGGAAACTAAAAAAAGCATATAACAAATTATTACCAATGGATTTAAGAGGGATTGCATCAATAAATGATACTGTTCAATATATTTATGGAGGCATGAAAGAAAATAATAAAGTTTCTAATAGCATCTTAAAATTAGCTTGGTATAAAAATTTTATCAATGAAAGTAGCAACAATAAAAGAGTTAAAAATTGA
- a CDS encoding cold-shock protein → MAGSQETFGKKEREKKRLKKRKDKLLKKEERKSKGQDSEFVYVDEYGQLTDTPPDPTRKIKVDASTIEIGIPKKEDRIEEPEEDKVGKVSFFDTSKGFGFIIDSKSQEKYFVHVSGLIDEIKENDKVTFELERGLKGMNAVRVKKI, encoded by the coding sequence ATGGCTGGATCACAAGAAACATTTGGTAAAAAAGAAAGAGAAAAAAAACGTTTAAAAAAAAGAAAAGATAAACTGCTAAAAAAAGAAGAGCGTAAATCAAAAGGGCAAGATAGCGAGTTTGTTTATGTAGATGAATATGGGCAATTGACTGATACTCCGCCAGATCCAACCAGGAAAATAAAAGTTGATGCTTCAACCATTGAAATTGGTATCCCTAAAAAAGAAGATAGAATAGAAGAACCAGAAGAAGATAAAGTAGGTAAAGTATCCTTCTTTGATACTTCTAAAGGATTTGGTTTTATCATTGATAGTAAATCTCAAGAAAAATATTTTGTGCACGTTAGTGGATTAATTGATGAAATTAAAGAAAATGATAAAGTTACCTTTGAGTTAGAAAGAGGCTTAAAAGGCATGAACGCAGTAAGGGTTAAAAAAATATAA
- a CDS encoding biotin-dependent carboxyltransferase family protein: MLKILQAGLHTSIQDIGRFGYRNIGVPTSGTMDIISANFANALLNNKKNDAVLEITMLGPKLAFTVPTILSITGAEMSVKLNNITIANYKKYSIKKGDILSFGELKKGLRCYLAVKGGFKTAKVLNSRSFYEGITSKKSLNKNDIVLYNSYMYSENSSNSVIKSSTLFFETKVIEVYKGPDFNLFTLEEQQKILSNKHTVSNLFDRMGYRMKEIVVKHHKSILTSPVLPGTVQLTPSGQLIVLMKDAQTTGGYPRVLQLTEKSIAILAQKKEGDIFNFLLI; this comes from the coding sequence ATGCTAAAAATTCTTCAGGCGGGTTTACATACTTCTATTCAAGATATTGGGAGGTTTGGATATAGAAACATTGGTGTTCCTACCAGTGGAACAATGGATATTATTTCAGCAAATTTTGCAAATGCATTATTGAATAATAAGAAAAATGATGCAGTATTAGAAATTACAATGCTTGGGCCAAAACTAGCTTTTACAGTTCCTACAATTCTTTCAATAACAGGAGCTGAAATGTCTGTAAAGCTTAACAATATAACCATTGCTAATTATAAAAAATATTCAATTAAAAAGGGTGATATTCTTTCATTTGGAGAGCTTAAAAAAGGATTACGATGCTATTTGGCTGTAAAAGGAGGCTTTAAAACTGCAAAGGTTTTAAATAGTAGATCTTTTTATGAAGGAATTACTTCAAAAAAATCTTTAAATAAAAATGATATCGTATTATATAATAGCTATATGTATTCTGAAAATAGTTCTAATTCAGTAATTAAAAGTTCAACTTTATTTTTCGAAACTAAAGTAATAGAAGTTTATAAAGGCCCAGATTTTAATTTATTTACATTAGAAGAGCAACAAAAAATACTCTCAAATAAACATACTGTTTCAAATTTATTTGATAGAATGGGCTATAGGATGAAAGAAATAGTTGTTAAACATCATAAATCAATTCTTACAAGCCCTGTTTTACCTGGAACTGTCCAATTAACACCTTCAGGTCAGTTAATTGTACTAATGAAAGATGCCCAAACAACGGGCGGTTATCCACGAGTACTACAGTTAACAGAAAAGTCAATTGCCATTTTAGCACAAAAAAAAGAAGGCGATATCTTTAATTTTTTACTAATTTAA